A stretch of the Thermus thermophilus genome encodes the following:
- the tyrS gene encoding tyrosine--tRNA ligase produces MAGIGHTPEEALALLKRGAEEIVPEEELLAKLKEGRPLTVKLGADPTRPDLHLGHAVVLRKMRQFQELGHKVVLIIGDFTGMIGDPSGRSKTRPPLTLEETRENAKTYVEQAGKILRQEPHLFELRYNSEWLEGLTFKEVVRLTSLMTVAQMLEREDFKKRYEAGIPISLHEFLYPFAQAYDSVAIRADVEMGGTDQRFNLLVGREVQRAYGQNPQVCFLMPLLVGLDGREKMSKSLDNYIGLTEPPEVMFKKLMRVPDPLLPSYFRLLTDLEEEEIEALLKAGPVPAHRVLARLLTAAYARPQIPPRLDRAFYEGLGYAWEAFGRDKEAGPEEVRRAEARYDEVAKGGIPEEIPEVAIPPSELKEGRIWVARLFTLAGLTPSNAEARRLIQNRGLRLDGEVLTDPMLQVDLSRPRILQRGRDRFVRVRLGD; encoded by the coding sequence ATGGCGGGCATCGGCCACACCCCGGAAGAGGCCCTCGCCCTCCTCAAGCGGGGGGCCGAGGAGATCGTCCCCGAGGAAGAGCTTCTCGCCAAGCTCAAGGAGGGGCGGCCCCTCACGGTAAAGCTCGGCGCCGACCCCACGCGGCCCGACCTCCACCTAGGCCACGCGGTGGTCCTGAGGAAGATGCGCCAGTTCCAGGAGCTCGGCCACAAGGTGGTCCTCATCATCGGCGACTTCACCGGGATGATCGGGGACCCCTCGGGCCGATCCAAGACCCGCCCCCCCCTCACCCTCGAGGAAACCCGGGAGAACGCCAAGACCTACGTGGAGCAGGCGGGGAAGATCCTGAGGCAGGAGCCCCACCTCTTTGAGCTCCGCTACAACTCCGAGTGGCTGGAGGGCCTCACCTTCAAGGAGGTGGTGCGCCTCACCTCCCTCATGACCGTGGCCCAGATGCTGGAAAGGGAGGACTTTAAGAAGCGCTACGAGGCGGGGATTCCCATCTCCCTGCACGAGTTTCTGTACCCCTTCGCCCAGGCCTATGACTCCGTGGCCATAAGGGCCGATGTGGAGATGGGGGGCACGGACCAACGCTTCAACCTCCTGGTGGGCCGGGAAGTGCAACGGGCCTACGGGCAAAACCCCCAGGTCTGCTTCCTCATGCCCCTTCTGGTGGGCCTAGACGGGCGGGAGAAGATGAGCAAGAGCCTGGACAACTACATCGGCCTCACCGAGCCCCCGGAGGTGATGTTCAAGAAGCTCATGCGGGTGCCGGACCCTCTCCTCCCGAGCTACTTCCGCCTCCTCACGGACCTGGAGGAGGAGGAGATAGAGGCCCTCCTGAAGGCGGGCCCCGTCCCCGCCCACCGGGTCCTCGCCCGCCTTCTCACCGCCGCCTACGCCCGGCCCCAGATCCCCCCCCGCCTGGACCGGGCCTTTTACGAGGGCCTGGGCTACGCCTGGGAAGCCTTCGGCCGGGACAAGGAGGCGGGCCCCGAGGAGGTAAGGAGGGCGGAGGCCCGCTACGACGAGGTGGCCAAAGGGGGAATCCCCGAGGAGATCCCCGAGGTCGCCATCCCCCCTTCGGAGCTCAAGGAAGGCCGGATCTGGGTGGCGAGGCTTTTTACCCTAGCAGGCCTCACCCCCTCCAACGCCGAGGCGAGAAGGCTCATCCAGAACCGGGGCCTGAGGCTGGACGGGGAGGTCCTCACCGACCCCATGCTCCAGGTGGACCTCTCCCGGCCCCGCATCCTGCAGCGGGGCAGGGACCGCTTCGTACGGGTGCGGCTTGGGGACTAG
- the rpsT gene encoding 30S ribosomal protein S20 gives MAQKKPKRNLSALKRHRQSLKRRLRNKAKKSAIKTLSKKAVQLAQEGKAEEALKIMRKAESLIDKAAKGSTLHKNAAARRKSRLMRKVRQLLEAAGAPLAGGGLSA, from the coding sequence ATGGCGCAGAAAAAGCCTAAGAGGAACCTTTCCGCCCTTAAGCGGCACCGGCAGTCCCTGAAGCGCCGGCTCCGCAACAAGGCCAAGAAGTCGGCCATCAAGACCCTCAGCAAGAAGGCCGTCCAGCTGGCCCAGGAGGGCAAGGCGGAAGAGGCCCTGAAGATCATGCGCAAGGCCGAAAGCCTCATTGACAAGGCGGCGAAGGGCTCCACCCTCCACAAGAACGCCGCCGCCCGCAGGAAGTCCCGGCTGATGCGCAAGGTCCGTCAGCTGCTCGAGGCCGCGGGGGCACCTCTCGCCGGCGGCGGCCTCAGCGCCTAA
- a CDS encoding 30S ribosomal protein THX, with product MGKGDRRTRRGKIWRGTYGKYRPRKKK from the coding sequence ATGGGCAAGGGCGACCGCAGGACCCGGCGCGGCAAGATCTGGCGCGGCACCTACGGCAAGTACCGGCCCCGGAAGAAGAAGTAG
- a CDS encoding DUF4388 domain-containing protein translates to MEGDLKAIPLTEVLELVHAHRRSGVLEVRAGALPLTLRFALGEVVGASILDWEGLDALFTFPLHPEEGTFRFVPTRPPEAAQALMPFSVLLGEWARVNDEWDRFRTLLDSPSRVLEAIRPKPPLEVFQGGKSVRGAAKAWGVPLIIAMERAYMGVREGDLYPLRRYSWFALRIRHVGKKPKTLEEFGHLAALLDGSRNLGEIVAEGVPLGLVRRYLIRALAQEELTPPGRGWLLRDLLWEAEKEAE, encoded by the coding sequence TTGGAAGGAGACCTGAAGGCCATCCCCCTGACCGAGGTTCTGGAGCTGGTCCACGCCCACAGGCGCTCCGGGGTCCTGGAGGTGCGCGCCGGAGCCCTTCCCCTCACCCTCCGCTTCGCCCTGGGGGAGGTGGTGGGGGCGAGCATCCTGGACTGGGAAGGGCTGGACGCCCTCTTCACCTTCCCCCTCCACCCGGAGGAGGGAACCTTCCGCTTCGTGCCCACGAGGCCTCCGGAGGCAGCCCAGGCCCTGATGCCCTTTTCCGTCCTCCTCGGGGAGTGGGCCCGGGTGAACGACGAGTGGGACCGGTTCCGCACCCTCCTAGACTCCCCGAGCCGGGTGCTGGAAGCCATCCGCCCCAAGCCTCCCCTGGAGGTCTTCCAGGGGGGAAAGAGCGTGCGGGGGGCGGCCAAGGCCTGGGGCGTCCCCCTCATCATCGCCATGGAGCGGGCCTACATGGGGGTGCGGGAAGGCGACCTCTACCCCCTTCGCCGCTACAGCTGGTTCGCCCTCCGCATCCGGCACGTGGGGAAGAAGCCCAAGACCCTGGAGGAGTTCGGCCACCTCGCCGCCCTCCTGGACGGCTCCCGTAACCTGGGGGAGATCGTGGCCGAAGGGGTCCCCCTCGGCCTGGTGCGCCGCTACCTCATCCGGGCCCTGGCCCAGGAAGAGCTAACCCCCCCAGGACGGGGGTGGCTCCTCAGGGACCTGCTTTGGGAAGCCGAGAAGGAGGCCGAATAG
- the thrB gene encoding homoserine kinase, which translates to MEPLFRLYVPATLANLGSGFDALGVALDLYLEVEAHPAPEDAFLYEGEGHVEGTDNLIHEGYRAGMRALGLEPRPLWVRAFNPIPLARGMGSSSAALVAGVALADRFSGGRLGREGVFRVAAGLEGHPDNVAPAVYGGFVAALSTPPLAIPLPRPEGVRFVLAVPPYEVPTPLAREALPRKVPLEDAVYNLARSALWPAALSSGRLEALREACRDRLHQPHRAPLMPGVLEAIERALKAGALAAFVGGAGPTLAALARAGEEAPVIRALSAYRGPEGRTLVLGIGEGYFWKET; encoded by the coding sequence ATGGAGCCCCTTTTCCGCCTCTATGTCCCCGCCACCCTGGCCAACCTGGGCTCGGGCTTTGACGCCTTGGGCGTGGCCCTGGACCTCTACCTCGAGGTGGAGGCCCACCCCGCCCCGGAGGACGCCTTCCTCTACGAGGGGGAAGGCCACGTGGAGGGCACGGACAACCTCATCCACGAGGGGTACCGCGCGGGCATGCGGGCCCTGGGGCTTGAGCCCCGGCCCCTGTGGGTGCGGGCCTTCAACCCCATCCCCCTGGCCCGGGGCATGGGGAGCTCCTCCGCCGCCTTAGTGGCCGGGGTGGCCCTGGCGGACCGGTTCTCCGGGGGAAGGCTTGGGCGGGAGGGGGTCTTCCGGGTGGCGGCGGGGCTCGAGGGCCACCCCGACAACGTGGCCCCGGCGGTCTACGGGGGGTTCGTGGCGGCCCTGAGCACCCCTCCCCTGGCCATCCCCCTGCCGAGGCCCGAAGGGGTGCGCTTCGTCCTCGCCGTCCCCCCCTACGAGGTCCCCACCCCCCTCGCCCGGGAGGCCCTGCCTCGGAAGGTGCCCCTGGAAGACGCGGTCTACAACCTGGCCCGAAGCGCCCTCTGGCCCGCGGCGCTTTCCTCGGGAAGGCTCGAGGCCCTAAGGGAGGCCTGCCGCGACCGGCTCCACCAGCCCCACCGGGCCCCCCTGATGCCCGGGGTCCTGGAGGCGATTGAAAGGGCGCTAAAAGCCGGGGCCCTGGCGGCCTTCGTGGGCGGGGCGGGCCCCACCCTGGCCGCCCTGGCGCGCGCCGGGGAGGAGGCCCCCGTGATCCGGGCCCTTTCCGCTTACCGGGGTCCGGAAGGGCGCACGCTAGTATTGGGCATAGGGGAGGGATACTTTTGGAAGGAGACCTGA
- a CDS encoding NAD(P)H-hydrate dehydratase gives MRLFTPEAMREADRKAVERGYPSLLLMEWAGMKAARVYLELFGKAPALVLAGKGNNGGDGLVLARHLLLEGVGVRVYAAEGQTGDALLALRALLAHGVEVRPLEEASFREGEVVVDALFGTGLKGPLTDFYAELVERVNRAGLPVLALDLPSGLPYSPHVRATATVAFAALKTPHLLQREACGKLYLAEIGLPKALLEREDLPEVAAPEALRPLLPKRPLTAHKGSVGRVGVLGGYRGEGLRYAGAPLLAALGAYRMGAGLVHLVVPEGTPLEPLEAVFHPVPHPALPPLKAEALAVGMGGGPWGKEWALKALEARLPTVLDADALHPEVAEAYRKAGVPAVLTPHAGEAGRLLGASPEEVAEDPLGAARALAERTGLAVVLKGNPTVVAEGERLSVNPTGNPALATGGTGDVLAGAIAALLAAGLRPFDAARLGVYLHGLAGDLLAEEKGVGLLAREVAEALPRARKLLAEGRTPWPFSRV, from the coding sequence ATGAGGCTCTTCACCCCCGAGGCCATGCGGGAAGCGGACCGGAAGGCCGTGGAGCGGGGCTACCCGAGCCTCCTCCTCATGGAGTGGGCGGGCATGAAGGCGGCAAGGGTCTACCTGGAGCTTTTCGGCAAGGCCCCCGCCCTCGTCCTCGCGGGCAAGGGGAATAACGGCGGGGACGGCCTGGTCCTCGCCCGGCACCTCCTCCTGGAGGGGGTAGGGGTGCGGGTTTATGCCGCGGAGGGCCAAACCGGGGACGCCCTCCTCGCCCTCCGGGCCCTCCTCGCCCACGGGGTGGAGGTGCGTCCCCTGGAGGAGGCCTCCTTCCGGGAGGGGGAGGTGGTGGTGGACGCCCTCTTCGGCACCGGCCTTAAAGGGCCCCTCACGGACTTTTACGCCGAACTCGTGGAGCGGGTGAACCGGGCGGGCCTTCCCGTCCTCGCCCTGGACCTTCCCTCGGGCCTTCCCTACAGCCCCCACGTGCGGGCCACGGCCACCGTGGCCTTCGCCGCCCTCAAGACCCCTCACCTCCTCCAGAGGGAGGCCTGTGGAAAGCTCTACCTGGCGGAGATCGGCCTGCCCAAGGCCCTTCTGGAAAGGGAGGACCTCCCCGAGGTGGCGGCGCCCGAGGCCCTAAGGCCCCTCCTCCCCAAGCGCCCCCTCACCGCCCACAAGGGAAGCGTGGGGAGGGTGGGGGTCCTGGGGGGGTACCGGGGGGAGGGCCTCCGCTACGCCGGGGCGCCCCTCCTCGCCGCCCTCGGGGCCTACCGCATGGGGGCGGGGCTTGTGCACCTGGTGGTCCCGGAGGGCACACCCCTTGAGCCCCTCGAGGCCGTCTTCCACCCCGTCCCCCACCCCGCCCTTCCCCCCCTCAAGGCGGAGGCCCTGGCCGTGGGAATGGGCGGGGGGCCGTGGGGGAAGGAGTGGGCCCTCAAGGCCCTGGAGGCCCGGCTTCCCACCGTCTTGGACGCGGACGCCCTCCACCCGGAGGTGGCCGAGGCCTACCGGAAGGCGGGCGTCCCCGCCGTCCTCACCCCCCACGCGGGGGAGGCGGGGAGGCTCCTTGGGGCTTCCCCCGAGGAGGTGGCCGAAGACCCCTTAGGGGCGGCCCGCGCCCTCGCCGAGCGGACGGGCCTCGCCGTGGTCCTCAAGGGGAACCCCACGGTGGTGGCCGAAGGGGAGAGGCTTTCCGTGAACCCCACGGGAAACCCCGCCCTGGCCACCGGGGGGACGGGGGACGTCCTCGCAGGGGCCATCGCCGCCCTTCTCGCGGCGGGCCTTAGGCCTTTTGACGCGGCCAGGCTTGGGGTCTATCTCCACGGCCTCGCCGGGGACCTCCTGGCGGAGGAGAAGGGGGTGGGGCTCCTCGCCCGGGAGGTGGCGGAGGCTTTGCCCCGGGCAAGGAAGCTTTTGGCGGAGGGGCGGACCCCCTGGCCCTTTTCCCGGGTATGA
- a CDS encoding SIR2 family NAD-dependent protein deacylase, with translation MERLEEARKRLEEARRVAVLTGAGISKPSGIPTFRDAEGLWKNFNPLDYATPEAYARDPEGVWAWYAWRIQKVREAKPNPAHHALVELERRILSRGGSFLLVTQNVDGLHALAGSQNLVELHGNLLRARCEACGKRFPLPEAFAPPPFCPLCGHRARPDVVWFGELLPEGAWERAERAFAEADFALVIGTSAEVEPAASLGRIAFASGAYLVEVNPEPTPLTPLAHLSLRTGAVEGMALLLPPAPEDQAEGDLP, from the coding sequence ATGGAGCGCTTGGAGGAAGCCCGGAAGCGCCTAGAGGAGGCGAGGCGGGTGGCGGTCCTCACGGGGGCGGGCATCTCCAAGCCCTCCGGCATCCCCACCTTCCGGGACGCCGAGGGCCTTTGGAAGAACTTCAACCCCTTGGACTACGCCACCCCCGAGGCCTACGCCCGGGACCCGGAGGGGGTCTGGGCCTGGTACGCCTGGCGCATCCAGAAAGTGCGGGAGGCCAAGCCCAACCCGGCCCACCACGCCCTCGTGGAGCTGGAGAGGCGCATCCTCTCCCGGGGGGGAAGCTTCCTCCTCGTCACCCAGAACGTGGACGGCCTCCACGCCCTCGCGGGAAGCCAGAACCTGGTGGAGCTCCACGGCAACCTCCTCAGGGCCCGGTGCGAGGCCTGCGGGAAGCGGTTTCCCTTGCCGGAGGCCTTCGCCCCGCCCCCCTTCTGTCCCCTTTGCGGCCACCGGGCCCGGCCCGACGTGGTCTGGTTCGGGGAGCTTCTGCCGGAAGGGGCTTGGGAGAGGGCGGAAAGGGCCTTCGCCGAGGCCGACTTCGCCCTGGTCATCGGCACCAGCGCCGAGGTGGAGCCCGCGGCCTCCTTAGGCCGGATCGCCTTCGCCTCGGGGGCCTACCTGGTGGAGGTGAACCCCGAGCCCACCCCCCTTACCCCCCTGGCCCACCTCTCTTTGCGAACGGGGGCGGTGGAGGGGATGGCGCTACTCCTCCCGCCTGCCCCGGAAGACCAGGCGGAAGGGGACCTCCCTTAG
- the der gene encoding ribosome biogenesis GTPase Der: MHKVVIVGRPNVGKSSLFNRLLKKRSAVVADVPGVTRDLKEGVVETDRGRFLLVDTGGLWSGDKWEKKIQEKVDRALEDAEVVLFAVDGRAELTQADYEVAEYLRKKGKPVILVATKVDDPKHELYLGPLYALGFGDPIPTSSEHARGLEELVEAIWERLPVRQIETEPEVAGIRLAIVGRPNAGKSSLLNAILGEERVIVSEEPGTTRDAIDVEFFFGGQRFVLVDTAGIRKRPESLVEELAIRRSLKAMDEADVVLLVVDPFQVGDRELKLANEALERGKPVLLVITKWDLVGKEDAPKMRRLLREKLAHLDHLPRVFTSALTRQNLDRIFREAVRLHELNHTRVPTSELNRWVAVWTSRVQTPNFKGKPLKILYATQPEVAPPTFVFFVNHPEFVTRAFENYLKNRIGEDLGLREVPFRLVFRGRREE; encoded by the coding sequence ATGCACAAGGTGGTCATCGTGGGCAGGCCCAACGTGGGCAAATCCAGCCTCTTCAACCGCCTCCTCAAGAAGCGGAGCGCGGTGGTGGCGGACGTGCCCGGGGTCACCCGCGACCTTAAAGAAGGCGTGGTGGAAACCGACCGGGGCCGGTTCCTCCTGGTGGACACGGGGGGGCTCTGGTCCGGGGACAAGTGGGAGAAGAAGATCCAGGAGAAGGTGGACCGGGCCCTGGAGGACGCCGAGGTGGTGCTCTTCGCCGTGGACGGGCGGGCCGAGCTCACCCAGGCGGACTACGAGGTGGCCGAGTACCTGCGCAAGAAGGGCAAGCCCGTGATCCTCGTGGCCACCAAGGTGGACGACCCCAAGCACGAGCTCTACCTGGGCCCCCTCTACGCCTTGGGCTTCGGCGACCCCATCCCCACCTCCAGCGAGCACGCGAGGGGGCTGGAGGAGCTCGTGGAGGCCATCTGGGAGAGGCTTCCCGTACGCCAGATAGAGACCGAGCCCGAGGTGGCGGGCATCCGGCTCGCCATCGTGGGCCGGCCCAACGCCGGGAAGTCTAGCCTCTTGAACGCCATCCTGGGGGAGGAGCGGGTCATCGTCTCCGAGGAGCCGGGCACCACCCGGGACGCCATTGACGTGGAGTTCTTCTTCGGCGGCCAGCGCTTCGTCCTGGTGGACACCGCCGGGATCCGCAAGCGGCCGGAAAGCCTCGTGGAGGAGCTCGCCATCCGGCGGAGCCTTAAGGCCATGGACGAGGCGGACGTGGTCCTCCTCGTGGTGGACCCCTTCCAGGTGGGGGACCGGGAGCTCAAGCTCGCCAACGAGGCCCTGGAACGGGGCAAGCCCGTCCTCCTGGTCATCACCAAGTGGGACCTGGTGGGCAAGGAGGACGCCCCCAAGATGCGGCGCCTCCTCCGGGAAAAGCTCGCCCACCTGGACCACCTCCCCCGGGTCTTCACCTCCGCCCTGACGCGGCAGAACCTGGACCGGATCTTCCGGGAGGCGGTGCGCCTTCACGAGCTCAACCACACCCGCGTCCCCACCTCGGAGCTCAACCGTTGGGTGGCCGTCTGGACGAGCCGCGTGCAGACGCCGAACTTCAAGGGCAAGCCCCTCAAGATCCTCTACGCCACCCAGCCCGAGGTGGCCCCGCCCACCTTCGTCTTCTTCGTGAACCACCCGGAGTTCGTCACCCGGGCCTTTGAGAACTACCTGAAAAACCGCATCGGGGAGGACCTGGGCCTAAGGGAGGTCCCCTTCCGCCTGGTCTTCCGGGGCAGGCGGGAGGAGTAG
- a CDS encoding lysophospholipid acyltransferase family protein, translated as MQKFARFLLRLFGWELKVAPPPSRKYVLIGAPHTSNWDFVVGLLALWAARIPARWLGKKELFKPPLGFLMRALGGIPVDRSRREGLVDQVAEIFRREEEIAILITPEGTRGKAPYWRTGFYYMALKAGVPIALGYVDFPRKEVGIGGYLYPTGDLRQDFAAIRAFYQDKVGLRPEKQGPIRIREEAEEVA; from the coding sequence ATGCAGAAGTTCGCCCGCTTTCTCCTAAGGCTTTTCGGCTGGGAGCTTAAGGTCGCGCCCCCTCCCTCGCGGAAATACGTCCTCATCGGCGCCCCCCACACCTCCAACTGGGACTTCGTGGTGGGCCTTCTGGCCCTTTGGGCGGCGCGCATCCCCGCCCGGTGGCTCGGCAAGAAGGAGCTCTTCAAGCCCCCCTTGGGCTTCCTCATGCGGGCCTTGGGGGGCATCCCCGTGGACCGTTCCCGGCGGGAGGGCCTCGTGGACCAGGTGGCGGAGATCTTCCGCCGGGAGGAGGAGATCGCCATCCTCATCACCCCGGAGGGGACCCGGGGCAAGGCCCCCTACTGGCGCACCGGGTTTTACTACATGGCCCTGAAGGCGGGGGTACCCATCGCCTTGGGCTACGTGGACTTTCCTCGCAAGGAGGTGGGCATCGGGGGCTACCTCTACCCGACCGGGGACCTCCGCCAAGACTTCGCCGCCATCCGGGCCTTCTACCAGGACAAGGTGGGCCTGAGGCCGGAGAAGCAGGGGCCCATCCGTATCCGGGAGGAAGCGGAAGAGGTGGCCTAG
- a CDS encoding 4'-phosphopantetheinyl transferase superfamily protein, translating to MIVALGADLVEIARVERLLFRHGERALKRLFHEEEVAYALARQNPFPSLAARLAAKEAFQKCWPESFSWKEVWVGMEGKRPALRFAPRIGARMAEEGLFAHLSLSHERGMALAVVVLEARARGG from the coding sequence ATGATCGTCGCCCTCGGGGCCGATTTGGTGGAGATCGCCCGCGTGGAAAGGCTTCTTTTCCGCCACGGGGAGAGGGCTTTAAAGAGGCTTTTTCACGAGGAGGAGGTGGCCTACGCCCTCGCCCGCCAAAACCCTTTCCCGAGCCTCGCCGCCCGCCTCGCGGCCAAGGAGGCCTTCCAGAAGTGCTGGCCGGAAAGCTTCTCCTGGAAGGAGGTCTGGGTGGGGATGGAAGGGAAAAGGCCCGCCCTTCGCTTCGCCCCCCGGATAGGGGCCCGCATGGCGGAGGAAGGGCTTTTCGCCCACCTCTCCCTAAGCCACGAGCGGGGGATGGCCCTGGCGGTGGTGGTCCTCGAGGCTAGGGCACGAGGCGGATGA
- the rsmF gene encoding 16S rRNA (cytosine(1407)-C(5))-methyltransferase RsmF, whose translation MLPKAFLSRMAELLGEEFPAFLKALTEGKRTYGLRVNTLKLSPEAFRKISPWPLRPIPWCPEGFYYPEEARPGPHPFFYAGLYYIQEPSAQAVGVLLDPKPGERVLDLAAAPGGKTTHLAARMGGRGLLLANEVDGKRLRGLLENAERWGAPLAVTQAPPRALAEAFGAYFHRVLLDAPCSGEGMFRKDREAVRHWGPSAPKRMAEVQKALLAQAARLVGPGGVLVYSTCTFAPEENEGVVAHFLKAHPEFRLEDARLHPLFAPGVPEWGEGNPELLKTARLWPHRLEGEGHFLARFRKEGGAWSTPRLERPSPLSPEAARALRSFLEEAGLSLEGPLLDRAGHLYLLPEGLPDLSGLKAPAPGLYLGKVQKGRFLPARALALALGATLPWPEGLPRLALLPEDPRALAFATGEGVAWEGEDLALALVVLKTAAGEFPLDFGKAKRGVLRPVGVGL comes from the coding sequence GTGCTGCCCAAGGCCTTCCTCTCCCGCATGGCCGAGCTTCTGGGCGAGGAGTTTCCCGCCTTCCTCAAGGCCCTCACGGAGGGGAAGCGCACCTACGGTCTTCGGGTGAACACCCTGAAGCTTTCCCCCGAGGCCTTTAGGAAGATCTCCCCTTGGCCCCTCAGGCCCATCCCCTGGTGCCCGGAGGGGTTTTACTACCCCGAGGAGGCCAGGCCCGGCCCCCACCCCTTCTTCTACGCTGGGCTCTACTACATCCAGGAGCCGAGCGCCCAGGCGGTGGGGGTCCTCCTGGACCCGAAGCCTGGGGAAAGGGTCTTGGACCTGGCGGCGGCCCCGGGGGGCAAGACCACCCACCTGGCGGCCCGCATGGGGGGGAGGGGGCTTCTTTTGGCCAACGAGGTGGACGGGAAGCGCCTCAGGGGCCTTCTGGAAAACGCCGAGCGCTGGGGGGCACCCCTCGCCGTGACCCAGGCCCCTCCCAGGGCCCTGGCCGAGGCCTTCGGGGCCTACTTCCACCGGGTCCTCCTGGACGCCCCCTGCTCGGGGGAGGGGATGTTCCGCAAGGACAGGGAGGCGGTGCGCCACTGGGGCCCCTCGGCGCCCAAGAGGATGGCGGAGGTGCAGAAGGCCCTTCTGGCCCAGGCGGCGAGGCTTGTGGGGCCTGGGGGGGTGCTGGTCTACTCCACCTGCACCTTCGCCCCCGAGGAGAACGAGGGGGTGGTGGCCCACTTTCTCAAGGCGCACCCGGAGTTCCGCCTCGAGGACGCCCGCCTCCACCCCCTCTTCGCCCCGGGGGTGCCGGAGTGGGGGGAAGGGAACCCGGAGCTTCTCAAGACCGCGAGGCTCTGGCCCCACCGCCTCGAGGGGGAAGGCCACTTCCTCGCCCGTTTCCGCAAGGAGGGGGGGGCCTGGAGCACGCCCCGCCTGGAACGCCCTTCCCCCCTCTCCCCGGAGGCCGCGCGGGCCCTTAGGAGCTTTTTGGAGGAGGCGGGGCTTTCCCTAGAAGGCCCCCTTCTTGACCGGGCGGGCCACCTCTACCTCCTCCCCGAGGGGCTTCCCGACCTCTCGGGCCTCAAGGCCCCCGCCCCGGGCCTCTACCTGGGCAAGGTGCAGAAGGGCCGCTTTCTCCCTGCGAGGGCCCTCGCCCTCGCCTTAGGGGCCACCCTTCCCTGGCCCGAGGGGCTTCCCCGCCTCGCCCTCCTCCCCGAGGACCCCAGGGCCCTGGCCTTCGCCACGGGGGAGGGGGTGGCCTGGGAGGGGGAGGACCTGGCCTTGGCCCTGGTGGTCCTGAAGACGGCGGCGGGGGAGTTCCCCCTGGACTTCGGCAAGGCCAAGCGGGGGGTGCTGAGGCCCGTGGGGGTGGGGCTTTGA
- a CDS encoding 3-dehydroquinate synthase: MQRLEVREPVPYPILVGEGVLKEVPPPAGPAALLFDEKVEGFAQEVAKALGVRHLLGLPGGEAAKSLEVYGKVLSWLAERGLPRNTTLLVVGGGTLTDLGGFVAATYLRGVAYLAFPTTTLAIVDASVGGKTGINLPEGKNLVGAFHFPQGVYAELRALRTLPLPTFKEGLVEAFKHGLIAGDEALLKVEDLTPQSPRLEAFLARAVAVKVRVTEEDPLEKGQRRLLNLGHTLGHALEAQTRHALPHGMAVAYGLLYAALLGRALGGEDLLPLVRRLLLWLSPPPLPPFAFEDLLPYLLRDKKKVSESLHWVVPLAPGRLVVRPLPEGLLREAYSAWREELKGLGLLR, from the coding sequence ATGCAGAGGCTAGAGGTACGTGAACCCGTCCCCTACCCCATCCTCGTGGGGGAAGGGGTCCTGAAGGAGGTCCCCCCGCCTGCGGGCCCCGCCGCCCTTCTCTTTGACGAGAAGGTGGAGGGCTTCGCCCAGGAGGTGGCGAAGGCCCTGGGCGTGCGCCACCTCCTGGGGCTTCCCGGGGGAGAGGCGGCGAAGTCCTTGGAGGTCTACGGGAAGGTCCTCTCCTGGCTTGCGGAAAGGGGGCTTCCCCGGAACACCACCCTCCTCGTGGTGGGGGGCGGGACCCTCACGGACCTGGGGGGCTTCGTGGCCGCCACCTACCTCCGGGGGGTGGCTTACCTCGCCTTCCCCACCACCACCTTGGCCATCGTGGACGCAAGCGTGGGAGGGAAGACCGGGATCAACCTCCCCGAGGGGAAGAACCTGGTGGGGGCCTTCCACTTCCCCCAGGGGGTCTACGCCGAGCTTAGGGCGCTCAGGACCCTTCCCCTCCCCACTTTCAAGGAGGGCCTGGTGGAGGCCTTCAAGCACGGGCTCATCGCCGGGGACGAGGCCCTTCTCAAGGTGGAGGATCTCACGCCGCAAAGCCCCCGCCTCGAGGCCTTCTTGGCCAGGGCGGTGGCGGTGAAGGTGCGGGTTACCGAGGAAGACCCCCTGGAGAAGGGGCAAAGGCGCCTTTTAAACCTCGGCCACACCCTGGGCCACGCCCTGGAGGCCCAAACCCGCCACGCCCTCCCCCACGGGATGGCCGTGGCCTACGGCCTCCTCTACGCCGCCCTTCTGGGAAGGGCCCTCGGGGGCGAGGACCTTTTGCCCCTCGTGCGCCGCCTCCTCCTTTGGCTCTCCCCCCCTCCCCTGCCGCCTTTCGCCTTTGAAGACCTCCTCCCCTACCTCCTCCGGGACAAGAAGAAGGTCTCGGAAAGCCTCCACTGGGTGGTGCCTCTGGCCCCGGGGAGGCTTGTGGTGCGCCCCTTACCCGAAGGCCTCCTTCGGGAGGCCTACAGCGCCTGGCGGGAGGAGCTCAAGGGGCTTGGCCTCCTCCGCTAG